The sequence below is a genomic window from Xyrauchen texanus isolate HMW12.3.18 chromosome 46, RBS_HiC_50CHRs, whole genome shotgun sequence.
atatgaatccaATTTACCACACTTTAAAACATACCTGGTGTAGCAGCAAGAGAGGATCTAATGGCCGGTGAATCATAGGTAAGCTGGGTGGGCAGATCTCTCCTCTGAGCTGGCTCAGGTGTGTTAAATGGATGCACTGATTGAACCTGTGTGCTCTGAGAGGCAGGGGGTGTTGTTATAGTATCATACTCTTGCCGATTGCCATTATTCTTTTCCACCTGTCAATAATCCAGAGGCAATGAGGTGAATTTATAGATAGGAGAGGACAGAACAGCAGTATTTCTTCCGAAAAGTCCTATCAgctcagttttttttaattatgaacaaAAAGAAATGGACCTTTGTGCCATTCTGTATATCTGgttcttgtggtggtgtagtgatggGCTCCTCCTCTTTTATTGGTGGAGGAGTCTGAACCACAGACGGACTGTAGCACCGACTGCCTGAAGTACCCAATGGGGTCTTTCGCTGGGACGAGCCACCCGGGAAATTAGGCAGGTATTCAAAATCTAGTAACAGAGTAAATACAAGTGTTTGTATTGCTGAATACAACAGTGCTGTTTGGTCATGTATGAATCATTTTTTAATGTTCCTTTTATGTACAAAACAATAGATTGAGACACAGATCATGCCTTTCTTTCCACTCGATACATCACTCAGTCTGTGGCCTTTGTAATCTAAAATGACATTATTGAAAAATGGTCAAACATTGGTGAAATGCATTGAAGACTACatatagtggcaagaaaaattatgtgaaccctttttGAATTAGCTCGTTTTCTGTATTaactggtcataaaatgtgatctcattctTATCCAAGTATAGACAAAATAAATTTGCTTAAGTTACCAACACACAATCAGTTATaatctttaatgtctttattgaacacatcccattaaacattcacagtgctgtggaatactgtgttgatcctcctttggcagcaataacctcaaccaagaaTTTCCAGTAGCTACGTATTAGACCTGTTTAACATTCAGTTTCAATGATAcattcaagtctttagctgtcactctagggttctttttttaccccattgagcattctgcggtgtgccctttgagtcatcttggctggacagccacttctagggagagtagccacagtaataAAAAGTCTCCATTTACAGgtaatttgtctaactgtggagagatgaatatctaagctcttcaagataactttgtaaccctttccagctttatgctaAGCAACAATTtgtgatcataggtcttctgaaatTTTCTGCaaggcaaactcaaaatgtttgagtgctttttataaatcaATGTAGCTCTAAACCACACCTCCAAtatcgtttcattaattggatgccaggtttgccaacccTTGACTATAATTAGCTTATGTTGATGTCATACcttcactgtgaatgtttgaatgatttattcaatatgtacaacaaTTTGTGtgatattagttaaaacagattgtgtttgttcgttattgtaacttagatgaagatcaaaccatattttaagacaaatttatacataaatgcaggtaattacaAAGGGTACACatacttttcttgccactgtacatcAGTCTATAAGTGAATACAAATGCGTAATATgcaataaaataagaataatttgaGATAAAATTATGGTtgattattaaaaacagatggtAAGCTACTATATAACACCAAATAGAAATGTTCTCTCACCATCTCGCACAGGTGAGAAGATGTCCAGGCTGTTTCGGCCGACCCTGAACCTGTCTGTGCCATGTTGCCCTTCTGCCTCCCTTGAGAACACATCTATACTGCCCCCTAGAAACAACAGAGTAACCTCACAGTTAATGCCAAACAACCATTTAGCCATTTAATCATTGAACAACACATTCAAAACCTTGTGAACTCTGCCATATATGACTGAACATCgtaaatattttagaaaatacCAACCATTACTTGAAGTTGGGGTATCACCAAACCCATGTGTCTTGAAACCTGTACAGTGGATGGAAAACCATATTAAGAGACCATAaaaggcagaaagagagagagagagagagagagagatgacagagaattatttgaaataaaatatttctttaaaaaaaaatcacacaaaaaggACACTATGATGACTAACCATCGTTAAGAGGGGAAAAAATATCCAGGTTGAGGCTGTTTCGGCCGATACTACTAAACTTCTCCGCACTCGGCAGCTGATCTTGACTGTGCTGGCCTTCTGCTTCTCGGGAGAACAACTCCCCGGCAGTACCTACAGACAAACAACACATTCAGTATCTATAGAACCAATAACATTACAAAAAGCTATAAACAAACCAATTATTATTGATTATGGAGCTAAATCCTATATAGCCCTAAAGAGGAAAAGTTGACCTGTGATTTGGGCTTGGCCATCTCCTCTTTCTCCTGGAAATTCACCCACACTAGGTGGTACTGTAGATGTTGGAGTGGAAGGTCCCATCTGCTGACCACCCAGCTTTACAGAGACCCTCTTATTTGGGTGGGAAGACTTGCTGGATGATGTTTTAGTGGACTGTGGAAAAAGGGCTAGTTTTTAAATATGCACTGCAACCAGGgtcaaaaattatatatttcttaaagtaaaaatgtattaaaaatatttgcCCCTTGAATTGATTTTCAAGTGCCATTGTTCAGCTTTTAGTGGACATTTTGttcaaaacatataaaaacaaactgCATGTCATCCTTATTCAGGAATGTGATCggcaaaggacaaaaaagcaggaAAAGCAGTAATCATAGGCCATATCTCGATTTCAATGTTTATTCAATACACAACGCTGCATAAACGGATAACATACCAATGTATCAGAGGCCAACATCTGCAGGTTTTAAAGAGTTTTGGATGCTTTTCTTCAACATGTAGTAACAGTAAATTCTGGTTTTACTTACTATAACACTGTTTTTTCCACATTACTGTGAAAATTACATATTTATGGATTGTGCATTTCAGTTCACCGAATTTGGAGAGTGGTCTCCCAATATCACATGTCCATTTCGATCACATCCTTAACCCAAGTTAATATCCCAATCTAAACTGGGGGAAAATTGTGTAAAGTAGACTGAATATTTAAGGTTTTATGATTTTTTAATACAAAACTAGATTCAAATgatactttatatttatatttaatatatttttttcaaaaatttgAAAGGTTTTGTTatttggaaatcacaattttaaaattccagGTTCTCCATGTCTGTGGGGACCCCAAAATCATTACAGGGGCATTTTTTGCCTTTACATTTTGAATTCTGTACCATCTTTTCTCTAGCCACTATCTAAGCCTGACTTTAACTGATGTGGTGAAAAGTCAGTTCtataaaagcaaaacacaaaatacacgTCACAGCAGCCAATGTACCTTTAATTTGGATGTGGAGTTCTGGAAGCGAATGCAGGTAACCGAAGTCTTGTGAGCTGTGGTGATTTTGACCGGTGCACTGAGGTTGCGCAAATCATACAGGTAAATTCTGCCCTGTGTGGAGCCTACAACCAATCCAGCACCGTCCGGAGTAAAGTCGATGGCTGTAAGCGGAGAATCCACCTGCTTATTGCGAAAGACCCTGTAGagacatacacaaatatataaatgaGCTTTATCATCTGATCAACCGATTCAATCTGGATGTAGAAATATGTTCTTCACAGGCATTCATACTTCAATTAACAACCTCCAATGGAAAAACTGCATAGAGCCAAGCATGAAACACTAATGCCTTACATCTTGCTGGAGGTGTCATAGCAGACAATTTTCTTGTCCAGCCCCACAGTAACAAAGAGCAAATCATTGGCTGGAGAGAACGCCAACCCTGAACATGGGGCTTTGTGTGCCCCCTCAAACAAGTGCAGCTCCTTTTGAGTGTTGGCATCCCACAGTGCCACTGAGCCACTGTCAGACACGGTGCCCAGGAGAGACCTCTTCACCAGTGAGTATCTCAGATCATGAATGggctaaagagaaaaaatattGTGCTTTTTAAAAAACGATTAACAATGGACAGTCACAAGCTTTACATGATTGGTATAGTACACTTGCTTTATTGTATGGCTGAGGAAAATGTCCTGTGCCAACAAACTCACCACATTTGGCCCATGACCAAAGGGTTTGCTAGACAGGTTGGTTGTAATACTGTGGAGGATGATATCTCCACTGGTAGAGCCTGATGCTATGTAGCTATCTCCTCCATTAAAAGACACACATGTGACTTCTTCCTTGTGGTCCTAACCAGAAAGACACAAAGGAAATGGGTTAGGATGTGGCCGATTCCACAGATTTcagtttttgaattttttttgtctCAAAACCTAATGCAGCATGATCAGTACACATAAAAATTGTGTTAAAAATCTAAACCGCCCCTCTGAGTGTCCTTTGAAACTTCCTTGATGGTATTGGAGACAGACACGCTTGTTATCTTTTATTATCTATACAGCCAAACACCATTTGAAAATGTGCCAAACCTTGAGGCTACGGTGCAACCTCTTCGTCTTTAGGTCCCAGATATTAACTGTATTATCCAGGCCTCCACTGACCAGGAACTGTGATGTGGAGTTCAGACTGACGCGGGTttgccttttcttaaaaataaaagccaATTATGAGACACACTCAAACATTAAATTACacacattataatttatttttgagaCGGCTAATAACAAAAGGTTGTCAGCTCACCCCTTCCCCAAGCTCCATCACTACAACTGGTGAGGACTTAAGACTGGATACCACCAGTTTGTCCCCTATACTGCTGGCACTGACCAGGTACTGATCTGAACATTGTTAAGGCACATCTTTTAGCTGTAACAAAAACAACCCACTAAAAACTACCAATATTAATACACCTGCGATTTATCTCACTGTTTAATGCATAATGGCCACCCAGTCCTGTTTATGTTGGATATAAGACGAATTTCGATTGAGAACCTCATCACTACAAGACTGGGCTTGATCCTTTTTTAGTAAAAGATAACTAAATGGGAATCCCTTTCTGTAAATATGTGTAAAATGCTTATGATGCTCAAACGTCAACATATGAAGCAACAATGCCCATCAGCTTCAGAGGATACTGCTGCTGCTCCAGCACACTTGAGCCACCGGATGTGTGGCACTGTGCGGATTGAACTGCTCCATCACAGTCATGGAGGTCGAGTCCCAGATCTTCAGGCAGTCACCTGACGACACCAGCCGTGTGATGTCCTCCATAGCAACGGCTGCCAAAAGACAAAATTTGGACATCTGTCAGGCGTACACGCTATAATGTTCCTAATCACGTGAAGCTCTACAGGCAACTTAGTCTAAAATAGTCATGACATCTTATTATGCTGCACTTTAAAGTACTGCTATGATATTATTTTTACTTGTATGAACACCCACAAAAAGATGAAACCACTATTGGTTTAGATAACAGTCAATTCTTAGTCTGAATTATGCCTTAACAACAAGTACAAATGTTTATGAAGACTTCTACTAAATGAAACCAAGTTAGCAAACCAGCAATGAAGCTAGTCGAAgacaaaagtataataaaatgtatttacgcAGTTGACTTCAACAGCTAATACTGAACAAAAACGTCTGAAATAAACCATTAAAATGCTAGTTATCTAACTTGACTTTGCTTCCAATGCGCATGTACTagtttttgttt
It includes:
- the nedd1 gene encoding protein NEDD1, whose protein sequence is MEDITRLVSSGDCLKIWDSTSMTVMEQFNPHSATHPVAQVCWSSSNQYLVSASSIGDKLVVSSLKSSPVVVMELGEGKRQTRVSLNSTSQFLVSGGLDNTVNIWDLKTKRLHRSLKDHKEEVTCVSFNGGDSYIASGSTSGDIILHSITTNLSSKPFGHGPNVPIHDLRYSLVKRSLLGTVSDSGSVALWDANTQKELHLFEGAHKAPCSGLAFSPANDLLFVTVGLDKKIVCYDTSSKMVFRNKQVDSPLTAIDFTPDGAGLVVGSTQGRIYLYDLRNLSAPVKITTAHKTSVTCIRFQNSTSKLKSTKTSSSKSSHPNKRVSVKLGGQQMGPSTPTSTVPPSVGEFPGERGDGQAQITGTAGELFSREAEGQHSQDQLPSAEKFSSIGRNSLNLDIFSPLNDGFKTHGFGDTPTSSNGGSIDVFSREAEGQHGTDRFRVGRNSLDIFSPVRDDYKGHRLSDVSSGKKDFEYLPNFPGGSSQRKTPLGTSGSRCYSPSVVQTPPPIKEEEPITTPPQEPDIQNGTKVEKNNGNRQEYDTITTPPASQSTQVQSVHPFNTPEPAQRRDLPTQLTYDSPAIRSSLAATPAPAAVAAMNSGAEGHEAPLTSVQMNFVRNMIHEALEDFRDTCHRDIINLQVEMVRQFYIQLNEIHGLIEKYSVNDTLVEEIEKLREENKRLRANY